The proteins below come from a single Malus domestica chromosome 03, GDT2T_hap1 genomic window:
- the LOC139194426 gene encoding uncharacterized protein, with translation MDSRDKGSPPPKPSKFSVYQNPSFSAVLTANSLRPSKHAVLCIFSLSSASAVAFIAMFSRENGFIDNLKLKSHSQEAAYLFVKVIHTVVGLVFLGTLFALFRAISLRNAAFVPTKSPSKGNGDKKPLTNCQLGLLGIKPKVEQVVSESSKKPPKSKPHMSSPSDVLVPLHQPITSSSRMSRLGVDKSNTSGGTKMGSISNTSKSPGSSSSLYLVSGGVSPLSSVQNSPGVDSVLSTPWSSKRASTREIMSEEQFEQFLADVDEKITESAGKLATPPPTIRGFGVTSPSSANTSGTTRSTPLRPVRMSPGSQKFSTPPKKGEGELPPPMSMEESINAFERLGIYPQIEQWRDNLRQWFSSVLLYPLLNKIETSHIQVIQTAAKLGMPITVSQVGSDLPTTRSATVSSMDGTKEWQPTLTLDEDGLLHQLRARLVQAIDASTSKPQFSLQQTPPQNALVPLMQECLDAITEHQRLHALMKGELIKGLLPQSSIRAEYTVQRIRELAEGTCLKNYEYLGSGEVYDKKNKKWTLELPTDSHLLLYLFCAFLEHPKWMLHVDPTSYAGSRSSKNPLFLGVLPPKERFPEKYIAVVSGVPSAVHPGACVLAVGRQSPPVFALYWDKKSQLSLQGMTALWDSILLLCHRIKVDYGGIVRGMHLSSSALSILPVLDSEMED, from the exons ATGGATTCCAGAGACAAAGGCTCGCCTCCGCCGAAGCCCTCCAAGTTCTCAGTGTACCAGAACCCATCCTTCTCCGCTGTCCTCACCGCCAATAGTCTCCGCCCTTCCAAGCATGCAGTCCTCTgcatcttctctctctcctccgccTCCGCCGTCGCCTTCATTGCGATGTTCTCCAG GGAAAATGGGTTTATTGACAATTTGAAGCTCAAAAGTCATTCCCAAGAGGCAGCCT ATTTGTTTGTCAAAGTAATACATACCGTGGTGGGCTTAGTATTTTTGGGAACTCTATTTGCACTCTTCAGAGCCATCTCATTGAGAAATGCTGCTTTTGTGCCAACTAAATCTCCCTCAAAAGGAAATGGCGATAAAAAACCCCTTACAAATTGTCAATTAGGACTTTTGGGAATTAAGCCAAAGGTTGAACAAGTCGTATCTGAGTCTTCGAAGAAACCTCCCAAGTCCAAACCCCACATGTCTTCTCCTTCAGATGTGCTTGTTCCACTTCATCAGCCTATCACCAGTTCAAGTCGTATGTCCCGACTTGGCGTGGATAAGTCAAACACCAGTGGAGGAACTAAGATGGGATCTATCAGTAACACTTCTAAATCACCTggttcttcatcttctttgtatCTTGTGTCAGGGGGTGTTTCACCATTGTCTTCTGTCCAGAATTCACCCGGAGTGGATTCAGTGCTATCCACCCCTTGGTCAAGCAAGCGAGCCTCTACAAGAGAGATAATGTCAGAAGAACAATTTGAACAGTTCTTGGCAGACGTGGATGAGAAAATCACGGAATCAGCAGGGAAACTGGCAACTCCACCACCCACCATTAGAGGCTTTGGTGTAACCAGTCCCAGTTCAGCTAATACATCTGGAACTACTAGGAGTACACCATTGAGGCCTGTCAGGATGTCTCCAGGTTCCCAGAAGTTCAGCACTCCCCCAAAGAAAGGAGAGGGTGAGCTTCCTCCACCCATGTCCATGGAAGAATCAATTAACGCATTTGAGCGTTTGGGAATATATCCTCAAATTGAGCAGTGGCGTGACAACCTCAGGCAGTGGTTTTCTTCGGTTTTGCTTTATCCCCTGCTTAACAAGATTGAAACCAGTCATATTCAG GTAATCCAAACAGCTGCCAAACTTGGGATGCCGATCACAGTTAGTCAAGTTGGAAGCGATTTGCCGACTACTAGAAGTGCTACTGTGTCTTCAATGGATGGGACCAAGGAATGGCAGCCAACATTAACTCTTGATGAAGATGGACTTCTGCATCAATTGCGAGCTCGTCTTGTCCAGGCTATTGATGCTTCCACCT CCAAGCCTCAATTCAGTCTGCAACAAACCCCACCACAAAATGCATTGGTCCCTCTTATGCAGGAGTGTCTGGATGCTATCACTGAACACCAGAGGCTTCATGCATTAATGAAGGGAGAGTTGATTAAGGGTCTGCTACCGCAGAGCAGTATTCGAGCAGAATATACAGTACAAAGGATTCGAG AGCTTGCTGAAGGAACATGCTTGAAGAATTATGAATATCTTGGAAGTGGAGAAGTATACGATAAAAAGAACAAGAAGTGGACTCTTGAACTGCCAACTGATTCTCACTTGCTCTTGTATCTGTTCTGTGCTTTCCTGGAGCATCCAAAATGGATGCTGCATGTTGATCCTACATCCTATGCTGGTTCTCGTTCGAGCAAAAATCCCTTATTCTTGGGAGTCCTACCTCCGAAAGAAAGGTTTCCTGAGAAGTACATAGCCGTCGTATCTGGTGTCCCTTCTGCTGTCCACCCAGGAGCTTGTGTACTCGCAGTTGGAAGGCAAAGTCCACCAGTTTTTGCCTTGTATTGGGATAAGAAATCACAACTTTCTCTTCAG GGAATGACGGCATTGTGGGATTCCATATTGCTTCTGTGCCACAGGATTAAGGTTGACTATGGGGGGATTGTTCGGGGCATGCATCTTAGTTCTTCAGCCCTAAGCATCCTCCCTGTTCTGGACTCAGAAATGGAAGACTGA
- the LOC103401467 gene encoding serine/threonine-protein kinase GRIK2-like: MFLKSSSLARMMGCCNCFGLIRMPKRKPKPNYGFNNHCSQELLLDDDIEDDDDGSYNGEVTRTTHADESEPQSWVNRSEEILHIRELNGMICRPCPVKETRKVVRTEDENGNKMVNDYVRECKIGAGSYGKVVLYRSLVDGQHYAIKAFHKSHLLKLRVAPSETAMTDVLREVLIMKMLHHPNIVNLVEVIDDPEIDHFYMVLEYVEGKWVCDGSGPPGGIGEHTARKYLRDIVSGLMYLHAHNIVHGDIKPDNLLVSHDGTVKIGDFSVSQVFEDDHDELRRSPGTPVFTAPECCLGLTYRGRAADTWAVGVTLYCMVLGQYPFLGDTLQDTYDKIVNNPLVLPDDMNPLLKDLLEGLLCKDPNMRLTLEAVAEHTWVIGDDGPIPQFSCWCRGKSLREESNGTKDDSSITLTD, translated from the exons ATGTTCCTTAAGAGTTCCTCTCTTGCAAGAATGATGGGTTGCTGCAATTGCTTTGGCCTCATCAGAATGCCCAAGCGGAAACCAAAGCCTAATTATGGATTTAATAATCATTGTTCCCAGGAGCTGTTGTTGGATGATGATatagaagatgatgatgatggttcATACAATGGTGAGGTTACAAGAACTACTCACGCTGATGAAAGCGAGCCACAAAGCTGGGTTAATCGTTCTGAGGAGATTCTACACATCAGAGAACTGAATGGAATGATTTGTAGGCCATGCCCTgtgaaggaaaccagaaaagTTGTTCGCACTGag GATGAAAATGGGAATAAGATGGTCAATGATTATGTTCGCGAGTGTAAGATTGGTGCTGGAAGCTATGGGAAAGTG GTTCTGTATCGAAGTCTTGTAGATGGACAGCATTATGCGATTAAG GCTTTCCATAAATCTCATTTATTAAAGCTCCGAGTTGCACCTTCAGAGACAGCTATGACAGATGTTCTTCGTGAG GTTCTTATTATGAAAATGTTGCACCATCCTAACATAGTTAATCTTGTTGAGGTGATTGACGACCCAGAAATAGATCATTTCTACATGG TTCTTGAATATGTTGAAGGCAAATGGGTTTGTGATGGCTCTGGTCCACCAGGTGGAATAGGAGAACATACTGCAAGGAAGTACTTGCGGGACATAGTTTCAGGGCTAATGTACCTCCACGCTCAT AATATAGTGCATGGTGATATCAAACCTGATAATCTGTTGGTTAGTCACGATGGTACGGTGAAGATAGGGGATTTTAGTGTCAGCCAGGTTTTTGAG GATGACCATGACGAGCTGCGGCGATCACCGGGGACTCCTGTTTTTACTGCACCCGAATGTTGTTTAG GGCTAACCTATCGCGGTAGAGCTGCTGACACATGGGCCGTGGGGGTTACTTTGTACTGTATGGTATTGGGACAATACCCATTCCTTGGGGACACACTTCAGGATACATACGACAAG ATTGTTAATAACCCTTTAGTACTTCCAGATGATATGAACCCACTTTTAAAGGATTTACTTGAAGGTCTTCTTTGCAAAG ACCCAAACATGAGGTTGACACTGGAGGCTGTCGCAGAGCATACTTGGGTTATTGGAGATGATGGGCCGATACCTCAGTTTTCATGTTGGTGCAGGGGTAAGAGTTTGCGAGAGGAATCTAATGGGACGAAAGATGACTCTAGCATAACCCTTACCGACTAG